GGCCAGGTCCGGCGGGATGTCCTGCGGCCGGCGGCCGGCCCAGTCCAGGGCGGCGGCCAGGGCGGTGCCGTGCAGCAGCAACTCCGGGTCGGTTCCGTCACGCCCCTGCGTACTGGCCTGCCACTGAGCGCGGGCAGCCTCCGCGCCTCGCCGCCAGGTGAGGAAGTCGTGGTCGTCGACGAGCCAGCGGCGCAGCGCGGCCCACTGGTGGATCAGGGCCTCGTGGGCCAGTTCCACCACGGGTGCGCCGGTGGTGGGATCCCGGCCGGTGGTGACCAGTCGCCGGTCGGCCAGCACGGTCACCACCGCAGTGGCTTCCGGAACGTCCGGACCCGGGCCGGCAGCACCGAGCTCGGCGAGGGTGCGCCGTTGCCGGGTGGCGGGCACTGCGGCGACCTCGTCACCGGGGCGGACGAGGGCGGTGATGAGCTGGCGGGCCAGTGGTGACCGGTCGGCGGGTAGCGTCTGGCAGGCGTCCGCGTACGCCTGGTCGCACCATCGGTCCAACCAGCCGGCCACGCCGCCGATCCGGTCGTAGGCGGCGTGGGTGAGCCGGCCGTTCTCCCGGCGCCGCCACAGTTCGGCCAACGCCGAGGAGAGCAGCGGCAGGACGGTGGTCGGCGCGCTCCCGACCGCGCCCGCCGCTTCGGTGACCCGGGCGGCGTCGCGGGCGATCCGCTCGGTCAGGCCGGGCTCCACCGCCAGCCCGACGGTCCGCGCCGGACGCTCGACTATGGCGGCGAGATCCACCGCCTCCACCCGGGCCGGCACGTTCACCAGCCCCCGCTCCACCAGGGTCATCAGCGCCGGAGCGGCGGCGGCCACCCGGCTGTAGAAGTCGTCGCGGAGCGTCAGCAGCACGGTCGCGGCGGGTGCCCGGTCGGGTAGCTCCACCAGCTCCCGCAGCAGCCGGTCACGGGGCTCGGCCGCGGTGGCCAGCAACAGCTCCTCGAACTGGTCGAGGACCAGGACCAGTCGTCCAGCGTCCGGTTTCCGGTCCCGCCAGCGACGTACCGCCGAGGCCAGTCCGGCCCCGGCGTCCGGCAGGCCCGCCCGGGTCAGGCTCAGGTACGGGTCCTGGCCGGGCCTCGCGACCACCCAGTCCCAGCGGTCGCTGCCGGGCAGCCCGGCCCGCTCCAGCGTCGGCCGTACGCCGGCCCGCACCAGGGAGGACTTGCCGCTGCCCGACGGCCCGAGCAGGGCGACGAAGGGCGGGTACCGGTCGATACTGGCCAGCACCGCGGCGACCGCCCGGTCCCGGCCGTGGAACCACGCCGCGTCCGCGGTGGTAAAGGCGCGCAGCCCCGGGTACGGGCAGACATGTGCGGGCCGTAGGTCCGGGTGGACTGTCCACAGGGTCTCGGTCGGGGTGACGTAGCCGGTGGAGCGTCCACGACCGTGCCGGTCCGGGGCGGCGATGGAGTCGACCATCCCGATCACCAGGCCCGTCTGTTCGTCGACCACCGGCGCCCCGCTGAACCCCTCCGTCACCTCGGTGCAGTCGGTCAGTTGCAGCAGCTCGACGTCGTTGCCGCTACGGATCCGGTCGCCGGTCACGGCGTACCCGTACTGGCCGGCGTCCGGTGCGTTGGTGGGGAAGCCGTATGTCTTCACCGGACGCCGGCCCGCGCCGGCGGTGCCGAGCGGCAGCGGCCGGGCCGACGCCGGGGCCGGGTCAGCCATCCGCAGGAACGCCACGTCGCCCGCGCCGGGCGTCCGCCAGTGCGGCGTGGACACCCGGGCTTGCCGGGGCTGGTCGTCGAGGCCGGGGAAGCGGACCAGCACCGGACCGTCCGGGTGCGGACCCGGACCGCTGGCGAGGACGTGGGCGCAGGTGACGAGCAGCCCGTCGGCCACCAGGAATCCGGCACCGGCCGCCCGGCCCGCACCGTCCAGGATCTGGACCACGCCCTGGACGAAGCCCGCCGACGCGTCGGCCCCGTCCAGTCGCCCGTCGTCGCCCCGGCCCGCCGGACCCCTCATCGGGCTCAGGCGGTCCGCTCGGCAGGGGCGCTCCACCGCATGGTCACCTTGAGGTTGCACTCGCCGCTCGACCGGGCTATCACCGCGCCGAGCTCGGTACGGAACTGCACGCCGAACTCGATGGTGACCTCGTCGGGCTGGACCCTGCGCAGTTCGCCGAGCGCGGCGCGGGCCGCCGCCGTCACCGGCTGCAACGCGGCCTCCATACTCTGTGCGGCTCGGGTCAGTACCTCGCCGGGACGGCCGGCCTTCACCACACCGGGACGGCCCTCCACCTCGTCGACCTCCACGAGCACCGTCCCGCCGTCGTCCAGCGGGACCGCCAGGAACTCGACCATGTCACTCCACTTCCCGTCGCCCCGCCCCGGGGTGACTGACACCAGGCCGGACAGCCGACTCCCCTCGGGTGACTGACCGTCACCGACGTCAGCCTAACAAGTGATGACCGAGCGCAGTGGACACCCGTCGTCGGTCGACCGCCGGTCGTGGCGGCCGTGTTCGGCACGCCCGGCCGTACGCCCTCGACCGGCCAGGTCGGGTCACCGACGACCGACGCGCCGGCAATGACCACAGGGCGACGAACTCGGCGCGCCCGGGTGCGGCGCCCACGACGCTTCCGGCGGCCGTCGGACGGCTGCTCAGTGGGGCGTGCCCGGTGCGGCGCGGACGTGTGCGCGTTCGCCCTGCCTGCCGATCAGGCTGAGGAACTCGACGGGTCCGGAGCCGGTGGCGCCGAACCAGTGCGGGATGCGGGTGTCGAACTCGGCGGCCTCTCCCGGCCGCAGGACGATGTCCTCGTCGCCGAGGACCAGGCGCAGGTTCCCGTTGAGCACGTAGACCCAGTCGTAGCCCTCGTGGGTGCGCAGGTCGGGAACGCGGTCGTCGGCGCCGGCCGGCAGGACGAACTTGTAGGCCTGGATACCGCCGGGCCGGCGGGTCAGGGGCAGGATGGTGGACCCGTCACCGGCGGCTATGGGGCGCAGGTTGATCCGGGGATCGCCGGTCGGTGGCGCGTCGACGAGTTCGTCGATGGTGACGCTGTGGGCGCGGGCCAGCGGGAGCATCTGTTCGAGCGTGGGACGTCGTAGGCCGGCTTCGAGGCGCGACAGGGTGCTGGCGGAGATGCCGGTCTCCTCGGCCAGCTCGGTGAGGGTGACGTTGCGGCGCAGCCGCAGCTGCTTCAACCGTGGTCCCACCGCGTCGAGGGTGCGTTCCAGGTTCTCGTCCATCCGGCCATTTTGCCATTCGGCAAGAATCTTTGCGCCTCTTCCTCGGGCCGCCCAGGATCGACCACGACCGGTGACGGCGGGGAAAGGGCAGCTCAGATGACGCACAGCTTCGACCGGGACTACTGGCAACAGCACTGGCAGCAGACCCACGGCGACCGGCCCGGCTCGATGGCCGGCAACCCGCCGAACCCGTACCTCGCCCGCGAGACCGCCGGCCTGCCGCCGGGCACCGCCCTGGACGCCGGGTGCGGCGCCGGCGCCGAGGCGATCTGGCTGGCCGCCCACGGCTGGCGGGTCACCGCCGCCGACATCTCCGCCGACGCCCTCGCCCACGCCGCCGACCGCGCCACCGGTGGGCCGGCGGAGGCCGTCCGGTGGGTGGAGGCGGACCTGACCGTCTGGGAGCCGGGCACGCGTTTCGACCTGGTCACCACCCACTATGCACATCCCGCGATGCCGCAGCTCGCCTTCTACCGGCGCCTCGGCGACTGGGTGGCCCCCGGCGGCACCCTGCTGATCGTCGGCCACCTGCACACCGCCGGCCCCGGCACCACCACTGCCGCGCTGCCGGCGCGGTCCGGCCACGGCCACGATCACGGCCACGGCCACGGCCACGGCCACCACGATCACGGCCACGGCCACCACGGCCATCCCGCCGAGGCGACGGTCACCCTCACCGACATCACCGCCGGCCTGGACACGGTCGGGTGGGAGATCGTCACCGCCGAGGAACACCAGCGCCCGGTCCCCCGACCCGGCGGCCGGTCGGCCACGCTGCACGACGTCGTCGTCCGCGCGACCCGCCGCCCCTGACCCACCACCTCGTCGACGCCGGGACCGAGATCCACCCCGGCGCCGTACCCCGTCGTGCCCTTCGGAAGGAAGACCACGCATGCCTACCCCTGACCGCGCTGCCGGTGTGAGCGTCCCCGGCCCCACGATCCACGACCCGCGTCAGCGCCGGGCGATCCTGATCGCCGTGTGCACCGCCCTGATGGCGGTCATCGCCTCGGTCTCCGGGCTCAACGTCGCCCAGCCACAGGTCGCCGTCGAGTTCGGCGCGCCGCAGAGCACCGTCCTCTGGATGATCAACGTCTACACCCTCAGCCTGGCCGCGCTGCTGCTCCCGCTCGGTGCCCTCGGCGACCGGGTGGGCCGCAGACCCGTCCTGCTCGCCGGCCTGGCGGTCTTCGGCCTGGCGAGTGCGGCGGCGGGCCTGGCCACCTCGGCCGAGATGATGATCGCCGCCCGGCTGCTCTCCGGCGTCGGCGCCGCGATGATCATGCCGGTCACCCTGGCCGTCATCACCTCGACCTTCCCGGACGAGGAACGCTCCAAGGCCATCGGCGTCTGGACCGGCGTCGCCGGCGGCGGCGGCATCCTCGGCATGTACCTGTCCGCGGTGCTCGTCGACTGGGCGAACTGGCGCTGGCTGTTCCTGCTGCCGGTCGTACTCGTGGCGGCGGCCACCGTCACGGCCCTGCGCGCCGTGCCCAACTCCCGTGAGGAGTCGCCGCACCGCTTCGACCTCGGCGGCTCGCTGGCCTCGGCGCTCGCCGTGGTCGCCCTCATCTACGTCCTGCACGAGGGTCCGGTCCACGGCTGGACCGCACCGGTCACCGTGGCCGCCCTGCTCGTCGGCGTCGTCGCCGCGGCCGGGTTCGTCGCCTGGGAACTACGCCGGGCGGCACCCCTGCTCGACGTGCGCCTGTTCCGCGACCGGCGGCTCGCCAGCGGCTCGCTGGCGCTGCTGACCCTGTTCGGTGTCCAAGCCGGGATCTTCGTCGTGCTGTTCCCCTACTTCCAGGCCGTCCTCGGTTGGTCCGGGCTGCGCGCCACCCTCGCGCTCATGCCCATGGCGGCGACGATGATGCTCGCCGCCGGCCTCGCCCCCCGGGTGGCCGCCCGTGCCGGAGCCCGGGCGACGATGGCGGCGGGAGTCCTGCTCGGCGGTGCCGGCCTGGCGTTGATGGCGTCCCTCGTCTC
Above is a window of Micromonospora rifamycinica DNA encoding:
- a CDS encoding CU044_2847 family protein codes for the protein MVEFLAVPLDDGGTVLVEVDEVEGRPGVVKAGRPGEVLTRAAQSMEAALQPVTAAARAALGELRRVQPDEVTIEFGVQFRTELGAVIARSSGECNLKVTMRWSAPAERTA
- a CDS encoding class I SAM-dependent methyltransferase; the protein is MTHSFDRDYWQQHWQQTHGDRPGSMAGNPPNPYLARETAGLPPGTALDAGCGAGAEAIWLAAHGWRVTAADISADALAHAADRATGGPAEAVRWVEADLTVWEPGTRFDLVTTHYAHPAMPQLAFYRRLGDWVAPGGTLLIVGHLHTAGPGTTTAALPARSGHGHDHGHGHGHGHHDHGHGHHGHPAEATVTLTDITAGLDTVGWEIVTAEEHQRPVPRPGGRSATLHDVVVRATRRP
- a CDS encoding MFS transporter, whose protein sequence is MPTPDRAAGVSVPGPTIHDPRQRRAILIAVCTALMAVIASVSGLNVAQPQVAVEFGAPQSTVLWMINVYTLSLAALLLPLGALGDRVGRRPVLLAGLAVFGLASAAAGLATSAEMMIAARLLSGVGAAMIMPVTLAVITSTFPDEERSKAIGVWTGVAGGGGILGMYLSAVLVDWANWRWLFLLPVVLVAAATVTALRAVPNSREESPHRFDLGGSLASALAVVALIYVLHEGPVHGWTAPVTVAALLVGVVAAAGFVAWELRRAAPLLDVRLFRDRRLASGSLALLTLFGVQAGIFVVLFPYFQAVLGWSGLRATLALMPMAATMMLAAGLAPRVAARAGARATMAAGVLLGGAGLALMASLVSVDGGYPAILPGMLAMGLGMGLTQTPATEAITSALPRERQGVASALNDVTREFGTALGVALLGAVLAVGYRTAIGPRLDAVPADTADTARAGIANALDAADTAGPQAPALVRAAQESFVDGWRQAMWTGVAVMTILFVHVLARGPRRTASTPPAPAHPTGDTVAG
- a CDS encoding helix-turn-helix domain-containing protein, yielding MDENLERTLDAVGPRLKQLRLRRNVTLTELAEETGISASTLSRLEAGLRRPTLEQMLPLARAHSVTIDELVDAPPTGDPRINLRPIAAGDGSTILPLTRRPGGIQAYKFVLPAGADDRVPDLRTHEGYDWVYVLNGNLRLVLGDEDIVLRPGEAAEFDTRIPHWFGATGSGPVEFLSLIGRQGERAHVRAAPGTPH